The Juglans microcarpa x Juglans regia isolate MS1-56 chromosome 2S, Jm3101_v1.0, whole genome shotgun sequence genome has a window encoding:
- the LOC121251926 gene encoding V-type proton ATPase subunit D-like — protein MSGQSQRLNVVPTVTMLGAMKARLVGATRGHALLKKKSDALTVQFRQILKKIVSTKESMGEIMKTSSFALTEVKYVAGDSIKHSVLENVKNASLKVRSKQENIAGVKLPKFEYFTEGETKNDLTGLARGGQQVQQCRAAYVKAIEVLVELASLQTSFLTLDEAIKTTNRRVNALENVVKPRLENTIIYIKAELDELEREDFFRLKKIQGYKKRAIEKQVASAKQFAEEQSAEKVSLQKGISISSAHNLLSAAAHKDEDIIF, from the coding sequence ATGTCCGGTCAAAGCCAGCGCTTGAATGTAGTTCCCACTGTAACAATGCTGGGGGCCATGAAAGCACGTCTTGTTGGTGCTACTAGAGGTCATGCTCTTCTCAAGAAGAAGAGTGATGCTTTAACTGTGCAGTTCCGTCAGATTCTCAAAAAGATTGTTTCCACAAAAGAGTCAATGGGAGAGATCATGAAGACCTCGTCATTTGCCCTAACCGAAGTCAAGTACGTTGCTGGAGATAGTATCAAGCACAGTGTCCTCGAGAATGTAAAAAATGCATCTCTTAAAGTTCGATCGAAGCAAGAAAATATTGCTGGCGTGAAGCTCCCCAAGTTCGAATATTTTACTGAAGGTGAGACCAAGAATGACCTAACTGGATTGGCTAGAGGTGGACAACAAGTTCAGCAGTGTCGTGCAGCTTATGTGAAAGCAATTGAGGTTCTTGTTGAGCTTGCTTCACTTCAGACATCATTCTTGACACTTGATGAAGCAATCAAGACCACTAATCGTAGGGTTAATGCACTAGAGAATGTTGTGAAGCCAAGGTTGGAGAACACCATAATTTACATTAAGGCGGAGTTGGATGAACTGGAAAGGGAGGACTTCTTCAGGTTAAAGAAGATACAAGGTTATAAGAAGAGGGCAATTGAGAAGCAGGTTGCATCTGCCAAGCAGTTTGCTGAGGAGCAGTCTGCAGAGAAGGTATCTTTGCAGAAAGGGATTTCAATAAGTTCAGCTCACAACTTATTATCTGCAGCTGCGCACAAGGATGAGGATATCATTTTCTGA